The Candidatus Koribacter versatilis Ellin345 genome has a segment encoding these proteins:
- a CDS encoding ATP-binding SpoIIE family protein phosphatase: MEMSSPYFVPIVVQEETQPGLARREAARLAALEGMQESDVGRASIVVTEAAKNLVKHGHGGEMLLRGSRSADSATLDVLALDKGKGMQDVEACMRDGFSTSGTPGTGMGAMQRMSDLFEIYSVPGSGTVVHCRIAAGKKPQDSRNSRMDTGVVMVPYPGETRCGDGWAERHTNTHSIYMIVDGLGHGPGAAEAADEALAAFGRVESVSAIDILEEAHFALRKTRGAAMSVASIDRYKRKLQFAGVGNVSGSVITPSKSQSMVSHSGIIGHTMARMQDFMYEWPAGATLLMFSDGISTQANLLKYPGLLSRSPLLGAAVIYRDFTRHRDDATVLISRERVERN; encoded by the coding sequence ATGGAAATGAGCTCCCCATACTTCGTCCCAATAGTTGTGCAGGAAGAAACGCAACCTGGGTTGGCGCGTCGTGAAGCGGCGCGCCTGGCCGCGTTGGAAGGCATGCAGGAAAGCGACGTTGGGCGGGCCTCCATCGTAGTGACAGAAGCGGCCAAGAACCTCGTCAAGCATGGCCATGGCGGAGAGATGCTGCTGCGCGGTTCGCGCTCCGCGGATAGCGCCACCCTCGACGTGCTCGCACTCGATAAGGGCAAAGGCATGCAGGATGTGGAGGCGTGCATGCGTGACGGGTTTTCCACGAGCGGAACTCCGGGTACCGGCATGGGCGCCATGCAGCGCATGTCCGATCTGTTCGAAATCTACTCTGTCCCAGGCTCGGGGACCGTGGTGCATTGCCGCATCGCGGCCGGCAAGAAGCCGCAGGATTCCCGCAATTCGCGCATGGATACCGGCGTGGTGATGGTGCCGTACCCGGGCGAAACCCGGTGTGGAGATGGCTGGGCCGAACGTCATACCAATACCCATTCCATTTACATGATCGTGGATGGCCTCGGTCACGGTCCCGGCGCTGCAGAAGCGGCGGACGAGGCCTTGGCTGCGTTTGGCCGAGTGGAATCGGTAAGCGCGATCGACATTCTCGAAGAAGCGCATTTCGCATTACGGAAAACCCGCGGCGCAGCCATGAGTGTTGCTTCCATCGACCGCTACAAGCGGAAGCTGCAGTTCGCCGGTGTAGGCAATGTGAGCGGTTCCGTGATTACCCCGTCGAAATCCCAGAGCATGGTTTCGCATAGCGGGATCATTGGGCATACGATGGCGCGGATGCAGGACTTCATGTATGAATGGCCGGCCGGGGCGACGCTGCTGATGTTCAGTGACGGCATCTCGACGCAGGCAAACCTGTTGAAGTATCCCGGGTTGCTGTCGCGCTCTCCGTTACTGGGAGCGGCAGTAATTTACCGCGACTTCACCCGCCATCGCGATGACGCGACGGTACTGATCTCGCGCGAGAGAGTAGAGAGGAACTAG
- a CDS encoding anti-sigma regulatory factor, whose translation MPVVKTEHLGIQTATDVVVARQAVRSAAMALGFSLVDQTKIVTAASELARNTLDYGGGGTVSVIQIEENPRKGLRLIFDDQGPGIPDVQLALKDGYTTGGGLGLGLGGARRLVNDFEIESAPGKGTRITITRWK comes from the coding sequence ATGCCCGTCGTCAAAACAGAGCACTTGGGGATACAGACTGCCACCGATGTCGTGGTAGCGCGGCAGGCAGTGCGCTCGGCGGCGATGGCGTTGGGCTTCAGCCTGGTGGACCAGACTAAGATCGTCACCGCAGCCAGCGAACTCGCCCGCAATACCCTCGATTACGGCGGGGGCGGCACCGTCAGCGTCATCCAGATTGAAGAAAATCCGCGCAAGGGCCTGCGGTTGATCTTCGATGACCAGGGTCCGGGTATCCCCGACGTGCAATTGGCGCTCAAAGATGGATATACGACGGGTGGCGGCTTGGGATTGGGACTAGGAGGCGCGCGACGCCTGGTCAACGATTTCGAGATTGAGTCTGCTCCCGGCAAAGGTACGCGAATAACGATCACCCGATGGAAATGA
- a CDS encoding STAS domain-containing protein, whose protein sequence is MERIPILRMGEFLLVTIQVDMHDRLAMQLQDDLTNKIVQHSARGVLIDISALEIVDSFIGRMLGNIAAMSRVLDAATVVVGMQPAVAITLVELGLSLPGVRAALNVERGMELIRREVREMSGEGDEDEHDSEEDEVDAEAGE, encoded by the coding sequence ATGGAACGCATACCGATTCTCCGCATGGGGGAGTTCCTGCTGGTCACCATCCAGGTGGACATGCACGACCGCCTGGCGATGCAGCTGCAAGACGACCTCACCAACAAAATCGTTCAACACAGTGCCCGCGGCGTGCTGATTGACATCTCCGCGTTGGAGATTGTGGACTCGTTTATCGGCCGGATGCTCGGCAATATCGCCGCCATGTCGCGCGTGCTCGATGCGGCGACGGTGGTCGTCGGCATGCAACCGGCGGTGGCCATCACCCTCGTGGAACTGGGATTGTCCCTGCCTGGAGTGCGCGCTGCCCTCAACGTGGAGCGCGGCATGGAGTTGATCCGCCGCGAAGTGCGTGAGATGTCGGGCGAAGGCGACGAGGACGAGCACGACAGCGAAGAAGATGAAGTGGACGCCGAGGCCGGAGAGTAA